Below is a genomic region from Hylemonella gracilis.
TACGTGCCCCACAACTACCCGCTCGACAAGTTGGAGCCTGGCCTCAACGAAACCGCCTTCTACGACCCAACCAACTTCACCTTTCCGGCTGGCACCTACATCTGCGAGGTCGAAGTGGACCCGGCCACGGGCGCGGTGCGGGTGGACCGCTTCACGGCGGTGGACGATTTCGGCACCATCATCAACCCCATGATCGTCGAGGGCCAGGTCCACGGCGGTCTGGTGCAGGGCATCGGCCAGGCGCTGTTGGAAAACTGCGTCTACGACCGGCAGACGGGCCAGCTGCTCACCGGCAGCTTCATGGACTACGCCATGCCACGCGCCGATGATTTCCCGACCTTCCAGCTCGACACCATTTGCACGCCGTGCACCCACAATCCGCTGGGCACCAAGGGCTGCGGCGAAGCCGGTGCCATCGGCTCGCCGCCGGCGGTGATCAACGCCGTGCTGGACGCCTTGCGCCCGCTGGGCGTGAAAGACTTCGACATGCCTGCTTCGCCCGCGCGCGTGTGGGACGCCATCCAGTCCGCCAAGTAAGGAGCTTGCCATGTACGCATTCACCTTCGAACGCCCCGGCTCGCTGGCCGACGCTGGTCGGCTCGCCGCCTCGGGTGCCAAGCTGCTGGCCGGTGGCCAGACCTTGCTGCCCTCGATGAGGTTGCGCCTGTCCGATCCAGGCCGCCTGGCCGATCTGGGCGCCGTGCGTGAACTGGCCGGCATCCGCAAGGACGGTCAAGCTGTGGTGATCGGCGCGATGACCCGCCACGCCGAGGTTGCGGAAAGCACAGAGGTCCGATCTGCGATTTCCGCGCTGGCTGACCTGGCCGCGCACATCGGCGACAAACAGGTGCGTGCCCTGGGCACATTGGGGGGCTCGGTGGCCAACAACGACCCGGCCGCCGATTACCCCGCCGCCGTGCTCGCGCTGGGTGCGACCGTGCAGACCACGAAACGCCAGATCGCGGCCGACGCCTTCTTCCAGGGGCTGTTCGCGACGGCGCTGGGCGAGGGCGAGATCATCACCGCCATCCGTTTCCCCGTTCCGAAGCGTGCGGCCTACATGAAGTTCAAGCAGCCTGCCTCGCGCTTCGCCCTGATCGGCGTGTTCGTCGCGCAGACTGACGCCGGCGTGCGCGTGGCCATCACCGGGGGCGGCAACGGTGTGTTCCGTCACGCCGGACTGGAGGCGGCTCTGGGCAAGAGCTTCACGCCCGAAGCTGCCGCCAAGGTGGCGATCGATGCGGGCGAACTGAGTGGGGACCTCCACGGTTCGGCGGCGTACCGCGCTCATCTGATCGGCGTGCTGGCCCAGCGCGCGGTGACCCAGGCGCTGGTCTAGACCGGCCCCGCGGTGCGTGTGCGTTGATGCCCAAGGATCCGATCTGGCGTTGCCGCCCTGACCGAGGCTGCGGCAATTCGACCGCGCCGGACGGATGGGGACGGGGTGGGCGATGACGGCTTCGGTACCTGCCCCCTACGCGTCGATCGACGCGGTGCTTGCGGGTCTTCAGGGCAGCGGCTATTTTGCCGACCGTCGACTGGCCGCGGCAGTCTTCCTGGCCTTGCGCCTGCAGCGTCCGCTGCTGCTGGAAGGTGAGCCCGGCGTGGGCAAGACGGAATTGGCCAAGGCCCTGGCCGTCGCCCTGGGCCGACCTCTGCTGCGCCTGCAGTGTTACGACGGACTGGAGCTGCGTGAGGCGCTGTATGAATGGAACTATGCCGCCCAGCTCCTGCACCTGCGCGCGGCAGAGACCGCCCATCTGGACGCGGAACGGATCGAGCAGGAGGTCTACCAGGAGCGTTATCTGATCCGCCGCCCGCTGCTGCAGGCGCTGCAGGCGTCGCCGCCCGGCGCGGTGCTGCTCATCGACGAGGTGGACCGCGCCGATGAGCCCTTCGAGGCCTTTCTGTTGGAGTACCTCGGCGAATACCAAGTCAGCATTCCCGAGCTCGGCACGGTGCGGGCCGCCGTTGCGCCCGTGACGGTGCTGACCAGCAACCGCACGCGTGAACTCAACGATGCCGTCAAGCGCCGCTGCCTCTACCACTGGCTGGACTATCCCGAGCGTGAGCGCGAGCTAGCCATCGTGCGTGCGCAGGTGCCCGAGGCCGGCGCTGGGTTGTCGGCGCAGATCGCGGCGTTCGTGGGGCGTCTGCGTGAACAACCGTACGCCAGTGCTTTTCAGCGCGCGCCGGGCTTGGCCGAGAGCGTGGAATGGGCGCGGGCCCTGGTGGCCCTGGACACGCTCGCGCTGGACCCGGAGGTCGTGAGCGACACCGCCGGCGTGCTATTCAAGCAGCGCGAGGACGTGGCGGCGCTTACGCCGGACTTGGCGCGGGAGCTGCTGGCGCCGCAGGCCGCCTGAAAGGTTGGCGACATGGTGCGCGAGGCGATGATCCCCAGCCCAATGGAGCACCGCGATGCTGCTCGGTGACGCCCGTCGTGGCAAGCTGCCGGAGAACATCGTCGGTTTTGGCCGGGCGCTGCGGCGCGCCGGCGTGCATCTCGACGGCGCGCGCATCGCGCTGGCCTGCGAGGCCGCGCAGTGGGTGGGCGTCGCCCACAAGCCGGACCTGGGTGCCGCGCTCGAGGCGGTGCTGGTCTCGCGCGAGCAGGATCGCGCCGTCTTCCGGGAACTGTTCGACGCCTACTTCCGTGATCCCGAGGTGGCGCACAAGCTGCTGGCGCAGATGCTGCCCAGTGCCGAAGGCCGGGCCGAGCCTTCCCGGCGCCGCCCCCGTGTGCGTGAGGCCTTGACGCCACAGCGTGCCTTCGGCACCCAGACGCCCCGACCCGCCGAGACCCCGGTGGAGTTCGACGCCGCCATGACGGCCAGCGACCTGCAGCGCCTGCGGCAAGCTGACTTCAACGCACTGAGTGCCAGCGAATACCGCCTGGTCGAGCGCCTGGCCCGCGATGTCGCCTTGCCTTTGCCCAGTCTGCGCGCGCGCCGGTCCCGGCCGGACGTGCGCGGCGCGCGCCTGCACTGGCGCGGCGCCTTGCAGGAAGCCACGCGCACGGGCGGTGAATTGCTGCACTTGCCGCGCCTGCGGCGTCGCGTCGAACCCCTGCCTCTGCTGATCCTCGTGGACGTGTCGGGCTCGATGGAGCGTTATGCCCGCTTGCTGCTGGCGTTCCTGCATGCCGCGACGCGGCAGGTCGGAGGCCGACGGGTCCGGCGCGACCTCTACGCTTTCGGCTCCCACCTGACCGACCTCACGCCGGCCCTGCGCCTGGCCGACACGGACGAGATGCTGGCCGCCGCGAGCATGCTGATCGACGACTACGGCGGCGGAACCCGCCTGGGCGCTTCGCTGACCACCTTGCGTACCCAGCATGCGCGGCGCTTGGTCGGCCGGCGCACTCTGGTGCTGCTGGTCAGCGATGGTTTGGACACGGGCGCGCCTGAACAGCTCGACGTTGAGCTGGCCTGGCTGCGCCGCCGCTGCCGTCGCCTGCTGTGGCTCAACCCGCTGTTGCGCTACGAGGGCTACGCGCCGTTGGCGCGGGGTGCTGCCGCGCTGCACCGGCACGCCGACGGCATGCTGGCCATCCACAATCTGAGCCGGCTTGAAGACTTGGCGGCCAGCCTGGCCGACCTGCTGGAACATTGAGAGAGACTGAGAGAGGAAGCGACCATGGACATGCAAGGCAGCCGCCAGCTCACCGTGACCCAGCAGCAGGCCTGGGACGCGCTCAACGATCCGGAGGTTTTGCGACGCTGCATCCCCGGCTGCGATCAGGTCGAGGCCACGGGGGAAGGGCAGTACGCCGTCGGCCTCAGCTTGAAGATCGGCCCTGTGTCGGCCCGCTTCAAGGGCAAGATCACCTTGTCCGATCTGCAGCCGCCTTCTGGTTACACCCTGCATTTCGATGGCCAGGGCGGTGTGGCGGGTTTTGGCAAGGGCAGCGCCCAAGTCAGCCTGACGCCGGTCGACAGCGGCACAACCCTGGCCTACACGGTGCATGCCCAGGTCGGCGGCAAGGTCGCGCAGCTTGGTCAACGGCTGATCGATGGCGCGGCGCGCAGTCTGGCCGAGGATTTTTTCAAGCGTTTCGACGAGGAGATGCAAGGTCGTCATGGCTTGGTGGCGCCATCGTCCAGCCAGGCCGGTGCGCAAGCGCCAGGCAAGGCCGCAAGGCTGTCCAGGTTCCCAGCCTGGGCCTGGACCGTCGCGGCATTCGCGGTCATCGCTGGCGTGTGGCTGTTGCGCTGAGGTCGGTCCATGGACAACCTAGATCTGCGGGTATTGCGTTGTCTGCGCGACTGGCGCCAGGCGGGGCAGGGTGCGCTGTTGGCCACGGTGGTCCGGACCTGGGGTTCTTCGCCCCGGCCCATCGGGTCCATCATGGCCTTGGCCGACGATGGGGCCGTGGTCGGTTCTGTGAGCGGCGGCTGCATCGAGGACGACCTGATCGCGCGCTACTCCGGGACCACATCGGAGACCGACGCGCCAGCCCTGCCTGCGGGGCCGACGGGTTTCGTCAAATACGGCATCACTGCCGACGAGGCGCACCGCTTCGGTCTGCCTTGCGGCGGCACGCTGGAGTTGCTCCTGGAGCGCGATCCGGACCTCACCCGCCTTCAGGCCTTGGTGCAGGCGTTGGAGGCCGGCCGACTGATGCGGCGCACCGTGCGCCTGGCCGACGGCGCGGTCACGCTCGACGAAGCCGCCGCGCCCGAGGCGCTGCGCCTGGACGAGGTCGCGCTCGTCAACACCTTCGGCCCGGAGTACCGCATGCTGCTGATCGGGGCCGGGCAATTGACCGAGTA
It encodes:
- a CDS encoding FAD binding domain-containing protein, whose protein sequence is MYAFTFERPGSLADAGRLAASGAKLLAGGQTLLPSMRLRLSDPGRLADLGAVRELAGIRKDGQAVVIGAMTRHAEVAESTEVRSAISALADLAAHIGDKQVRALGTLGGSVANNDPAADYPAAVLALGATVQTTKRQIAADAFFQGLFATALGEGEIITAIRFPVPKRAAYMKFKQPASRFALIGVFVAQTDAGVRVAITGGGNGVFRHAGLEAALGKSFTPEAAAKVAIDAGELSGDLHGSAAYRAHLIGVLAQRAVTQALV
- a CDS encoding AAA family ATPase produces the protein MTASVPAPYASIDAVLAGLQGSGYFADRRLAAAVFLALRLQRPLLLEGEPGVGKTELAKALAVALGRPLLRLQCYDGLELREALYEWNYAAQLLHLRAAETAHLDAERIEQEVYQERYLIRRPLLQALQASPPGAVLLIDEVDRADEPFEAFLLEYLGEYQVSIPELGTVRAAVAPVTVLTSNRTRELNDAVKRRCLYHWLDYPERERELAIVRAQVPEAGAGLSAQIAAFVGRLREQPYASAFQRAPGLAESVEWARALVALDTLALDPEVVSDTAGVLFKQREDVAALTPDLARELLAPQAA
- a CDS encoding vWA domain-containing protein; amino-acid sequence: MLLGDARRGKLPENIVGFGRALRRAGVHLDGARIALACEAAQWVGVAHKPDLGAALEAVLVSREQDRAVFRELFDAYFRDPEVAHKLLAQMLPSAEGRAEPSRRRPRVREALTPQRAFGTQTPRPAETPVEFDAAMTASDLQRLRQADFNALSASEYRLVERLARDVALPLPSLRARRSRPDVRGARLHWRGALQEATRTGGELLHLPRLRRRVEPLPLLILVDVSGSMERYARLLLAFLHAATRQVGGRRVRRDLYAFGSHLTDLTPALRLADTDEMLAAASMLIDDYGGGTRLGASLTTLRTQHARRLVGRRTLVLLVSDGLDTGAPEQLDVELAWLRRRCRRLLWLNPLLRYEGYAPLARGAAALHRHADGMLAIHNLSRLEDLAASLADLLEH
- a CDS encoding SRPBCC family protein, with the translated sequence MDMQGSRQLTVTQQQAWDALNDPEVLRRCIPGCDQVEATGEGQYAVGLSLKIGPVSARFKGKITLSDLQPPSGYTLHFDGQGGVAGFGKGSAQVSLTPVDSGTTLAYTVHAQVGGKVAQLGQRLIDGAARSLAEDFFKRFDEEMQGRHGLVAPSSSQAGAQAPGKAARLSRFPAWAWTVAAFAVIAGVWLLR
- a CDS encoding XdhC family protein, which gives rise to MDNLDLRVLRCLRDWRQAGQGALLATVVRTWGSSPRPIGSIMALADDGAVVGSVSGGCIEDDLIARYSGTTSETDAPALPAGPTGFVKYGITADEAHRFGLPCGGTLELLLERDPDLTRLQALVQALEAGRLMRRTVRLADGAVTLDEAAAPEALRLDEVALVNTFGPEYRMLLIGAGQLTEYLATMALFNGFAVTVCDPREEYRGGWRVPGAVVTGEMPDDVVRAFRLDRRSCVLALTHDPKLDDMALLEALGTEAFYVGAIGSRRNNLARRERMMAHFGQTLVSLARLRGPIGIYIGSKTPSEIAVSVMAEVLAVKNGVALPRDVDVAQAKLARERDLDGPGDVVTGGGLPGRVCGA